Proteins co-encoded in one Streptomyces roseochromogenus subsp. oscitans DS 12.976 genomic window:
- a CDS encoding TIR domain-containing protein, with translation MVARQNTPGDTDTGPLDFFISYSPADERWASWIAWTLEEAGYRTVLQAWDFVPGTNFVDFMDRGVSESAAVIAVLSRNYERSRYGRMEWQAALRADPDAPERRLLTVRVEDIPVEGLLATITYVDLVPVADPAAARELLLARVRQALDGRARPSVRPEYPGGRPAVPHAAAVPSAPGPGRPLGGPGWAGRRRPAAAPSYPRVSAEVREREAVTVLQLAGPAFGRGQDPAELQAAIWGDLVELADAGAPAPDLLVVTGDLTASGSRREFEQALSFLTGLRALLGLEPHRVALVPGGQDVNQAACQAYFSTCEADEMPPRPPYWPKWRHFARLFQELYQGLDVVFDSDQPWTLFPVPELRTVVAGLNSSMAYSHRRDDQYGLIGREQAAWFAQALRPHETEG, from the coding sequence ATGGTGGCTCGTCAGAACACCCCGGGGGACACCGACACCGGGCCATTGGACTTCTTCATCAGCTACTCACCCGCCGACGAACGCTGGGCGTCCTGGATCGCCTGGACCCTGGAGGAGGCCGGGTACCGTACGGTTCTGCAGGCCTGGGACTTCGTCCCGGGCACGAACTTCGTCGACTTCATGGACCGCGGCGTGAGCGAGTCCGCCGCCGTCATCGCCGTACTCTCGCGGAACTACGAGCGTTCCCGGTACGGGCGGATGGAGTGGCAGGCCGCGTTGCGCGCCGACCCGGACGCACCCGAGCGGCGGCTGCTCACCGTGCGGGTCGAGGACATCCCCGTGGAGGGGCTGCTCGCCACGATCACATACGTCGATCTGGTCCCGGTCGCCGATCCGGCGGCGGCCCGGGAGCTGCTGCTCGCCCGGGTCCGGCAGGCACTCGACGGGCGGGCCCGGCCCAGCGTCCGCCCGGAGTATCCGGGTGGGAGGCCGGCAGTGCCGCATGCTGCCGCCGTGCCCTCCGCCCCTGGCCCCGGGCGGCCGCTCGGCGGGCCCGGGTGGGCGGGGCGCCGTAGACCGGCTGCGGCGCCGTCGTATCCGCGGGTGTCGGCGGAGGTCCGGGAGCGGGAGGCAGTCACCGTGCTCCAGCTCGCCGGGCCCGCCTTCGGACGGGGGCAGGACCCCGCCGAGCTGCAGGCCGCGATCTGGGGCGACCTGGTCGAGCTGGCCGACGCGGGGGCGCCCGCGCCCGATCTGCTCGTCGTCACCGGGGATCTCACCGCCTCCGGCAGCCGGCGCGAGTTCGAGCAGGCCCTCTCCTTTCTCACCGGGCTGCGGGCCCTGCTCGGACTCGAACCGCACCGGGTCGCCCTCGTCCCCGGCGGTCAGGACGTCAACCAGGCCGCCTGCCAGGCCTACTTCAGCACCTGCGAGGCCGACGAGATGCCGCCCCGGCCGCCGTACTGGCCCAAGTGGCGGCACTTCGCCCGGCTGTTCCAGGAGCTGTACCAGGGCCTCGACGTCGTCTTCGACAGTGACCAGCCGTGGACCCTCTTTCCCGTGCCCGAACTGCGCACCGTGGTCGCGGGGTTGAACTCGTCCATGGCCTACAGTCATCGGCGCGACGACCAGTACGGGCTGATCGGACGTGAGCAGGCCGCCTGGTTCGCGCAGGCGCTGCGGCCGCACGAGACCGAGGGAT
- a CDS encoding SLC13 family permease, with translation MRVILRLHVLDRVAIGLLATGLLCVATGLLPTGSAHDAMTRIAPLLGFLGTVIVLAELTSRAEVFDVLAARVARAGRGSYPLLFLLCVAFASVTTIALNLDTTAVLLTPVMLALASRVGIAPVPLAMTTVWLANTASLLLPVSNLTNLLAANRVALSPLGLAGRMWAPQLAAVVVTMACLWLFFWRRGRRGGPVVDESGLMTAVPVSGPGAARAADVRPDAADRYTPPARHHPADPVLFRACALACAGFLIAILVADVPLWMASATAALVAVAAFVVRDRSALRLSLIPWRLLVMVPGMFLVVETFDAHGLHHLLASAVGHDGGTLGMFRAAAVGGGLSNALNNLPVYLAGEAAVPVGNHDQLLALLIGTNAGPVITPWASLATLLWYERCLAYGVRVPVARLMGTGAVLATAAVVAAVGTLALTR, from the coding sequence GTGCGTGTCATATTGCGTCTGCATGTCCTCGACCGGGTGGCGATCGGTCTGCTGGCGACCGGACTGCTCTGTGTGGCCACGGGATTGCTGCCCACCGGTTCCGCTCACGACGCGATGACCCGCATCGCACCGCTCCTGGGCTTCCTGGGCACGGTGATCGTGCTGGCCGAACTGACCAGCAGGGCCGAGGTGTTCGACGTGCTGGCGGCCCGGGTGGCGCGGGCGGGCCGGGGCAGTTATCCGCTCCTGTTCCTGCTCTGCGTGGCCTTCGCTTCCGTCACGACGATCGCCCTGAACCTGGACACGACGGCTGTCCTGCTGACCCCGGTGATGCTGGCGCTCGCCTCCCGGGTGGGCATCGCGCCGGTGCCGCTGGCGATGACCACGGTCTGGCTCGCCAACACGGCGAGCCTCCTCCTGCCCGTGTCCAACCTGACGAACCTGCTGGCCGCCAACCGCGTCGCGCTCTCCCCGCTGGGCCTGGCGGGCCGGATGTGGGCCCCGCAGCTCGCTGCGGTCGTCGTGACGATGGCTTGTTTGTGGCTGTTCTTCTGGCGGCGGGGCAGGCGTGGGGGGCCTGTTGTCGACGAGTCGGGCCTGATGACCGCCGTGCCGGTGTCGGGGCCCGGTGCGGCGCGCGCGGCGGACGTCCGCCCCGACGCGGCCGACCGCTACACACCGCCCGCCCGTCACCACCCCGCCGACCCGGTGCTCTTCCGCGCCTGCGCGCTCGCCTGCGCCGGCTTCCTGATCGCCATCCTGGTGGCCGACGTACCGCTGTGGATGGCCTCGGCGACGGCCGCGCTGGTCGCCGTGGCGGCCTTCGTCGTCCGCGACCGTTCCGCGCTCCGGCTGTCGCTCATCCCCTGGCGGCTGCTGGTGATGGTGCCTGGCATGTTCCTGGTGGTCGAGACGTTCGACGCGCACGGGCTGCACCATCTGCTCGCCTCGGCGGTCGGCCACGACGGCGGCACCCTGGGCATGTTCCGCGCGGCGGCGGTGGGCGGCGGCCTCTCCAACGCCCTCAACAACCTCCCCGTCTATCTCGCGGGTGAGGCGGCCGTGCCGGTGGGCAACCATGACCAGCTGCTCGCCCTCCTGATTGGCACCAACGCCGGGCCGGTGATCACCCCCTGGGCGTCCCTGGCGACCCTCCTCTGGTACGAGCGCTGCCTTGCGTACGGCGTACGGGTGCCGGTGGCGCGGCTGATGGGCACGGGCGCCGTGCTGGCGACGGCGGCGGTGGTCGCGGCGGTGGGGACGTTGGCGCTGACGCGCTGA
- a CDS encoding putative PEP-binding protein: protein MNGRRIQGFLLAGGAQSVLRGTCNRTRSPREGSILVAPGLDVGLYEAIVTARAVVCGSGGLTGHMQSLCRGRGIPVLRVDQADLADLVGDVTLDLESRTIVIGADARAEASGSWAPGPGPADLGSACAVIADLQDIRTINSCGPVAERVDCFFIREEFLCLAAALRPLDSLAGGPAEIAVYGQSVADRLCSYVDALLPDQRLVLRLLDLRSDHAAGVTELAPVPVEPNPELGLHGARWLLGSTAYRDALHTVLGSLRARLGADAGRVHLSVPFLTDEREFARIRTHLQVPGDVPLSAFVETPAAVHAAAALCAAGAGELFVGTKDLVQFYLAADRTNHLVADSYQTRHPAVLDGMRRVVESAHAADTPVRVFALGADLAYYLERLPAPDGYMMCTAELQQMLLQGRP, encoded by the coding sequence GTGAACGGGCGACGGATTCAAGGGTTCCTGCTGGCCGGCGGGGCACAGAGTGTGCTGCGCGGCACCTGCAACCGCACCAGAAGTCCACGCGAGGGATCCATCCTCGTCGCCCCTGGCCTCGACGTGGGTCTGTACGAGGCGATCGTGACGGCGCGGGCCGTCGTCTGCGGCTCGGGTGGGCTGACCGGCCATATGCAGTCGCTCTGCCGAGGCAGAGGAATTCCCGTGCTCCGCGTCGACCAGGCGGATCTCGCCGACCTGGTCGGCGACGTGACGCTGGACCTGGAGAGCCGAACGATCGTCATCGGGGCCGACGCGAGGGCCGAGGCTTCGGGGTCGTGGGCCCCGGGCCCCGGACCGGCCGATCTCGGCTCGGCGTGTGCGGTCATCGCGGACCTGCAGGACATCCGGACCATCAACTCGTGCGGGCCCGTCGCGGAGCGGGTCGACTGCTTCTTCATCCGGGAGGAGTTCCTCTGCCTGGCGGCAGCCCTGCGTCCGCTGGACTCCTTGGCCGGCGGCCCCGCCGAGATCGCGGTCTACGGGCAGTCCGTCGCGGACCGGCTGTGCAGCTACGTCGACGCACTCCTGCCCGACCAGCGACTGGTCCTGAGACTCCTCGACCTCCGCTCCGACCACGCGGCCGGCGTCACCGAGCTGGCCCCGGTGCCGGTCGAACCGAACCCCGAGCTGGGCCTGCACGGCGCTCGCTGGCTCCTGGGTTCGACCGCCTACCGGGACGCGCTGCACACCGTGCTCGGGTCCCTGCGGGCGCGGCTCGGTGCGGATGCGGGCCGCGTGCACCTCTCCGTTCCCTTTCTCACGGATGAGCGGGAGTTCGCCCGGATCAGGACGCACCTGCAGGTGCCGGGGGACGTGCCCTTGTCGGCATTCGTCGAGACACCCGCGGCGGTGCACGCCGCCGCGGCGCTCTGTGCGGCAGGCGCCGGCGAACTGTTCGTCGGTACGAAGGACCTGGTGCAGTTCTATCTCGCCGCGGACCGGACCAACCACCTGGTCGCCGACTCCTACCAGACCCGGCACCCCGCCGTCCTGGACGGAATGCGCAGGGTGGTGGAGTCGGCGCATGCCGCGGATACCCCGGTGCGGGTGTTCGCGCTGGGTGCGGATCTCGCCTACTACCTGGAACGCCTGCCGGCGCCGGACGGCTACATGATGTGCACCGCCGAACTCCAGCAGATGCTCCTCCAGGGGCGGCCCTGA
- a CDS encoding FAD/NAD(P)-binding protein: MSRTRACPRVLIVGAGLAGTATAIRLLRFARRPLEVVLLEKRPDYRSAGVAYHREGNPWDHVFNIQAGRMSLFREDVLDFVRWANLEADRRDWPAQWAEHEFVEQGPAPRRIFQDYLIERLAEARREACPGVVLVEWDGEAVDMDVRPAGVDVTVCRLSASGFGTGPGAEPTLLSALSADHVVLATGLELREPPYAAEVLTHPSFVRNPFSEAGVRKLVTLPSEATVAVVGSVLSAYDSAGLLLRQGHTGRIHLISRTGTMFRTYPAGHEHGVLRLPCPRALLEPYRNREEFVARVRSEWEAACSTVAREHPGVHPSVIAERVAKAWEPYLPEVIERIPSAELRLLLDEFSTAIAAFRVGVVEYTMAVIERAMHPADGPVKLVVGAVERVTPVESSRLVVSVATAERRQSIEADLVVSHFGREWDYSRVGRPLWRNLLRKGIAVPHERTGRGLEVDAQGTLLGPDGEPVGPISAVGVPREGDELVRNGRTGAFAFNLASIKNQSIAVAARVVAELELREDGLAQDLAQFHGGAGDMEDAGRGGFEEAVLLEVRRLATRARRGRELLDSRVDACIRAMGGLPDLPALAKDAFRRDRLMRVVVNRAAVGRLTDVSVTPLQLRRQLGIADEPGTANAEDLRD, translated from the coding sequence ATGAGCCGAACACGCGCGTGCCCAAGGGTGCTGATAGTCGGGGCGGGACTGGCCGGCACCGCCACGGCGATCCGACTGCTCCGCTTCGCCCGCAGACCGCTTGAGGTCGTCCTTCTCGAGAAGCGTCCCGACTACCGGTCCGCCGGCGTCGCCTACCACCGGGAGGGGAACCCCTGGGACCATGTGTTCAACATCCAGGCCGGTCGGATGTCGCTGTTCCGGGAGGACGTTCTCGACTTCGTCCGCTGGGCCAACCTGGAGGCGGACCGCCGGGACTGGCCGGCGCAGTGGGCCGAGCACGAGTTCGTGGAGCAGGGCCCGGCGCCGAGGAGGATCTTCCAGGACTACCTGATCGAGCGGCTGGCCGAGGCCCGGCGGGAAGCCTGTCCCGGCGTCGTACTCGTCGAATGGGACGGCGAGGCGGTCGACATGGACGTACGCCCAGCGGGAGTCGATGTGACGGTCTGCCGGCTGTCCGCGAGCGGCTTCGGGACCGGGCCAGGGGCGGAACCGACCCTGCTGTCCGCGCTGTCCGCCGATCACGTCGTACTCGCGACCGGTCTCGAACTCAGGGAACCGCCCTACGCCGCCGAGGTGCTCACGCACCCGTCCTTCGTGCGGAATCCGTTCTCCGAGGCCGGCGTGCGCAAGCTCGTGACGCTCCCGTCCGAAGCGACCGTCGCGGTCGTCGGATCCGTGCTGAGCGCGTACGACTCGGCGGGGCTTCTGCTGCGCCAGGGGCACACCGGGAGGATCCATCTGATCTCCAGGACCGGGACGATGTTCCGGACGTACCCGGCCGGTCATGAGCACGGAGTGTTACGACTGCCCTGCCCGAGAGCGCTGCTGGAGCCGTACCGGAATCGGGAGGAGTTCGTCGCCCGGGTCCGGTCCGAGTGGGAGGCGGCGTGCTCGACGGTCGCCCGGGAGCACCCCGGAGTTCACCCGTCGGTGATCGCGGAGCGGGTGGCCAAAGCGTGGGAGCCGTATCTTCCCGAGGTCATCGAGCGGATTCCCTCGGCGGAACTACGGCTCCTGCTGGACGAGTTCAGTACCGCGATAGCCGCGTTCCGGGTCGGCGTGGTGGAGTACACGATGGCGGTCATCGAGCGCGCGATGCACCCAGCGGACGGGCCGGTGAAGCTGGTCGTCGGAGCCGTGGAGAGGGTCACTCCGGTGGAGTCGAGTCGGCTGGTCGTCTCGGTCGCGACCGCGGAGCGGAGACAGTCCATCGAGGCCGACCTGGTGGTGTCCCACTTCGGCAGGGAGTGGGACTACAGCAGGGTCGGCCGGCCGCTCTGGCGCAATCTCCTCCGGAAGGGGATCGCGGTACCCCATGAGCGCACCGGGCGCGGCTTGGAGGTCGACGCACAGGGGACACTCCTGGGCCCCGACGGGGAGCCGGTCGGCCCGATCTCCGCGGTCGGTGTGCCGAGAGAGGGTGACGAACTCGTGCGGAACGGCCGGACCGGTGCGTTCGCCTTCAATCTCGCTTCCATCAAGAACCAGTCGATCGCGGTCGCCGCGCGCGTCGTCGCGGAGCTGGAACTGCGGGAAGACGGGCTGGCCCAGGACTTGGCCCAATTCCACGGCGGCGCCGGCGATATGGAGGATGCCGGGCGGGGTGGATTCGAGGAGGCGGTACTTCTGGAGGTGAGGAGGCTGGCCACGCGGGCGCGACGTGGGCGGGAACTGCTCGATTCCCGAGTGGACGCCTGCATTCGGGCCATGGGCGGACTTCCGGACCTTCCGGCTCTTGCGAAGGATGCCTTCCGGCGCGACCGGCTGATGAGGGTGGTCGTCAACCGGGCGGCCGTCGGGCGGCTCACCGATGTCTCCGTGACACCACTCCAACTGCGTCGACAGCTGGGGATAGCGGACGAACCGGGGACCGCGAACGCCGAAGATCTGAGGGACTGA
- a CDS encoding S10 family serine carboxypeptidase-like protein, giving the protein MSDDLVASIPANVLNTQRIDFSTDGTKKVRSYAGHVHIDSTEHPNTRNHLFYWFFESQTCNPEVAVCDQQELISRTPLLIWLNGGPGASSLLGLFLENGPLSIGDDAIGTISVSAGSWNQEAHVVYWDQPIGTGYSYSDTGECVHSETALGEMFWRSLQEFFSLHPEYAQCPLYVCGESYAGKYVPAIALEIDKQNGQVPAEQRINLKGIAVGNGWIKPELSLRVLIDYAYTTGFIGMGQKDSLDKSYAEFQDALHKQEMEQATKLGNALVTATGMYGGHFDVYDVRRWDDLPMGALNAYLNSEAVKASLHIPANVAWQSADDNGPVAEALVQDNMADGSWRYRDVIDKGYKTLLYTGNFDTACGYRSTEEILDDLMRQKGEHEHAQWRNAPRVVWTQAQGNPKGFVRSLGNLTQVSVPDSGHQVPAFQPQICREMLYNWLLDRPFPGYDPQQPAKPRNGGTG; this is encoded by the coding sequence ATGTCGGACGACCTTGTCGCCTCGATTCCGGCGAACGTCCTCAACACCCAGCGCATCGACTTCTCCACCGATGGCACCAAGAAGGTGCGCTCCTACGCCGGTCACGTGCACATCGACAGCACAGAGCATCCGAACACCAGGAACCATCTCTTCTACTGGTTCTTCGAGAGCCAGACCTGCAACCCCGAGGTCGCGGTCTGCGACCAGCAGGAGCTGATCAGCCGGACGCCGCTGCTGATCTGGCTCAACGGCGGACCCGGCGCCTCCTCGCTCCTCGGCCTGTTCCTGGAGAACGGGCCGCTGTCCATCGGCGACGATGCCATCGGGACGATATCGGTGAGCGCCGGCTCCTGGAACCAGGAAGCGCATGTTGTCTACTGGGACCAGCCCATCGGCACGGGATACAGCTACTCCGACACCGGCGAGTGCGTCCACAGCGAGACCGCCCTCGGCGAGATGTTCTGGAGGAGCCTCCAGGAGTTCTTCAGCCTGCACCCCGAGTACGCGCAGTGCCCGCTGTACGTCTGCGGTGAGAGCTACGCCGGCAAGTACGTCCCGGCGATCGCCCTGGAGATCGACAAGCAGAACGGCCAGGTCCCGGCCGAGCAACGCATCAACCTGAAGGGCATCGCCGTCGGCAACGGCTGGATCAAGCCCGAACTGTCCCTGCGCGTCCTGATCGACTACGCCTATACGACCGGGTTCATCGGCATGGGCCAGAAGGACTCCCTCGACAAGTCCTACGCCGAGTTCCAGGACGCCCTTCACAAGCAGGAGATGGAGCAGGCCACCAAGCTGGGCAACGCCCTGGTGACCGCGACCGGTATGTACGGGGGCCACTTCGACGTCTACGACGTACGGCGCTGGGACGACCTGCCCATGGGGGCGCTGAACGCCTACCTGAACAGCGAGGCCGTAAAGGCCTCACTCCACATTCCCGCGAACGTCGCCTGGCAGAGCGCCGACGACAACGGCCCGGTGGCCGAGGCCCTGGTGCAGGACAACATGGCCGACGGCTCCTGGCGGTACAGGGACGTCATCGACAAGGGATACAAGACCCTGCTCTACACCGGGAACTTCGACACCGCCTGCGGGTACCGGAGCACGGAAGAGATCCTGGACGACCTCATGAGACAAAAGGGCGAGCACGAGCACGCCCAGTGGCGCAACGCGCCCCGCGTCGTATGGACTCAGGCACAGGGCAACCCGAAGGGTTTCGTCCGCAGTCTCGGGAACCTGACGCAGGTCAGCGTGCCCGACTCCGGACACCAAGTACCGGCATTTCAGCCGCAGATCTGCCGGGAGATGCTCTACAACTGGCTCCTCGACCGTCCCTTCCCCGGCTACGACCCGCAGCAGCCGGCGAAGCCCCGTAACGGCGGCACCGGCTAG
- a CDS encoding DUF397 domain-containing protein: MKPSEPTIPDASALSGWRKSSYSGGSSGNCLEVTTWRKSSYSGGSGGDCLEVNDTAAPTHVPVRDSKNPTGPAVVFSAPAWSAFVHRASTQRLTA; the protein is encoded by the coding sequence ATGAAGCCCAGCGAGCCGACCATACCTGACGCCTCGGCACTGTCCGGCTGGCGCAAATCCAGTTACAGCGGCGGAAGCAGCGGTAACTGCCTCGAAGTAACCACCTGGCGCAAGTCGAGCTACAGCGGCGGTAGCGGCGGTGATTGCCTCGAAGTCAACGACACCGCCGCCCCCACCCACGTCCCCGTCCGCGACAGCAAGAACCCCACCGGCCCCGCCGTGGTCTTCTCGGCGCCCGCCTGGTCGGCTTTCGTCCACCGGGCCTCAACTCAGCGTCTGACAGCCTGA
- a CDS encoding helix-turn-helix domain-containing protein: protein MAVEDNPISRERYGEELRRRREAAGLTQEQLAQRALMSRTHIAHIEAGRRRPDVKDARRLDRALGTDGFFERFLPALDGKKVAEHFKEALEFEGKATVIKEYAPSLVPGLLQTKWYAYEVLSTGYPRQSDEDRDKLVATRLERSSILGNFRAPEVCYLLDEAVLRRVVGGPVVMCEQLRHIAELGTSRRIRVHVLPYSVGAHALQEGFLSLMWFEDMPPIAYAEGVNSGRILELPSAVRECQELYDQALGDALSHRKSLDLLRAVAEDYEHEAQRADHT from the coding sequence GTGGCTGTCGAGGACAATCCGATCTCGCGGGAGCGGTACGGGGAGGAACTCAGGCGACGGAGGGAGGCGGCCGGGCTCACGCAGGAGCAGCTGGCCCAACGTGCGCTGATGTCCCGCACGCACATCGCCCACATCGAGGCGGGGCGGCGCAGGCCGGATGTGAAGGACGCGCGGCGGCTGGATCGGGCGCTGGGGACGGATGGGTTCTTTGAGCGGTTCCTGCCGGCATTGGACGGCAAGAAGGTTGCGGAACACTTCAAGGAGGCGTTGGAGTTCGAGGGCAAGGCGACAGTCATCAAGGAGTACGCCCCGAGCCTTGTGCCAGGTCTCTTGCAGACGAAGTGGTACGCGTACGAAGTGCTCAGCACCGGCTATCCGCGCCAAAGCGACGAGGACCGCGACAAGCTGGTGGCTACTCGCCTCGAACGATCAAGTATCCTTGGCAACTTCCGCGCACCCGAGGTCTGCTACCTCCTCGACGAAGCGGTGCTGCGGCGTGTTGTCGGCGGGCCAGTTGTGATGTGCGAGCAGCTCCGGCACATCGCTGAGTTGGGGACGAGCCGCCGTATCCGCGTCCACGTGCTCCCTTATTCTGTGGGTGCGCACGCCCTCCAGGAGGGTTTCCTCTCCCTCATGTGGTTCGAGGACATGCCGCCCATCGCGTACGCGGAGGGTGTGAACAGCGGGCGCATCCTGGAACTTCCGTCTGCGGTACGAGAGTGCCAGGAACTCTATGATCAAGCCCTGGGTGACGCCTTGTCGCACCGAAAGTCCCTGGACTTGCTCCGGGCCGTCGCGGAGGATTACGAACATGAAGCCCAGCGAGCCGACCATACCTGA
- a CDS encoding inositol monophosphatase family protein, which translates to MSPNPDPSSGPSSSPAGYAVEHRTAVGAAEEAGALLRSRFPDGFAARSKGQLGDVVTDLDVAAERLVVGRIRDRFPRDRILAEESGELAGDGGGRTWLIDPLDGSNNVVIGLPVYVVGVALCVDDTPVVGVVHDPMTGRTWSALRGGGAQGPGGRLAAPPPARPLSAAGPLLAWTQGHAVSRDDPVACALRHSLELRSRRLLQLWAPLVAWAMLARGDIDGFIGYRAEAIDLPAGALLAREAGISLRHLDGAEFGGGFGGPDTGRSFVAGRPEMLPHLLGLVSPFSPGTEGTHTAETAPTGPAARRSSAAGTSPSGPTSVHCPGRPSA; encoded by the coding sequence ATGAGCCCGAACCCTGACCCGTCGTCCGGCCCGTCGTCTTCGCCCGCCGGTTACGCCGTTGAGCACCGTACGGCCGTGGGCGCCGCCGAGGAGGCCGGGGCGCTGCTGCGGTCCCGGTTCCCGGACGGGTTCGCCGCCCGGTCCAAGGGGCAACTCGGCGATGTCGTGACCGACTTGGACGTTGCCGCCGAGCGACTCGTGGTCGGCCGGATCCGCGACCGCTTCCCCCGCGACCGCATCCTCGCCGAGGAGTCCGGCGAACTCGCCGGTGACGGCGGCGGCCGCACCTGGCTGATCGACCCGCTCGACGGCAGCAACAACGTCGTCATCGGGCTCCCCGTCTACGTCGTCGGTGTCGCCCTGTGCGTCGATGACACGCCCGTCGTCGGCGTCGTCCACGATCCGATGACCGGCCGTACGTGGTCCGCGCTGCGGGGCGGCGGAGCCCAGGGGCCCGGCGGGCGCCTCGCCGCCCCTCCGCCCGCCCGCCCGCTTTCCGCCGCGGGCCCCCTGCTGGCCTGGACCCAGGGCCACGCCGTCTCCCGCGACGACCCCGTCGCCTGCGCCCTCCGCCACAGCCTCGAACTCCGCTCCCGCCGCCTGCTCCAGCTCTGGGCGCCGCTGGTCGCCTGGGCCATGCTGGCCCGCGGCGACATCGACGGCTTCATCGGCTACCGCGCCGAGGCGATCGACCTCCCCGCCGGTGCGCTGCTCGCCCGCGAGGCCGGCATCTCCCTGCGGCACCTCGACGGGGCGGAGTTCGGCGGCGGCTTCGGAGGCCCGGACACCGGGCGTTCCTTCGTCGCCGGGCGCCCGGAGATGCTGCCGCACCTCCTCGGCCTCGTCAGCCCTTTCTCTCCCGGCACCGAGGGCACGCACACGGCGGAAACCGCCCCGACAGGTCCAGCGGCGCGGCGTTCTTCGGCGGCCGGTACGTCACCGTCGGGCCCCACGTCCGTCCACTGTCCCGGGAGACCGTCAGCGTGA
- a CDS encoding MFS transporter has translation MPAGRDSPRAWLAAAGAMVAVCVAYGLAYSYGQFFSPMAASFGAGNGAGAAIFSITSLLFFSLGAVSGPLADRYGPRTVLAAGGGLLGLGLFLTAHATALWQAYLAYGLGTGLGVGCVYVPVMTAIGRWFDRQRALATGIVVSGVGVGTVVSSPLSAWMVDTFGWRRSYEYYALGGVVLLLLCAALVPRPPQHEPMAAAAPETGRARRGFGTLYLAALLINIVIYVPFVQLSQYARHHGVSSVAAASLVSVIGVSSIVGRLALGAVARRIGTLNLFKACHVVIAASPLLWLASDGFGGLLAFALVLGVSYGGYIALIPVVLGDQYGLARLGRILGVLYTAVGIGSAVGPAAAGALIQETGSYAPALITLTVLGSLGAATVMAYRGKDSS, from the coding sequence GTGCCGGCCGGTCGGGACTCACCGCGCGCCTGGCTGGCTGCCGCCGGTGCCATGGTCGCCGTCTGTGTCGCCTATGGACTGGCCTACAGTTACGGTCAGTTCTTCTCCCCCATGGCCGCGTCGTTCGGTGCCGGCAACGGCGCGGGGGCGGCGATCTTCTCGATCACCTCCCTCTTGTTCTTCAGTCTCGGGGCGGTGTCCGGCCCGTTGGCAGACCGGTACGGGCCCCGGACGGTGCTGGCGGCCGGCGGGGGACTCCTCGGGCTCGGGCTGTTCCTCACCGCCCATGCGACCGCCCTGTGGCAGGCGTACCTGGCCTACGGGTTGGGTACCGGACTCGGCGTCGGCTGCGTCTACGTGCCCGTCATGACCGCCATCGGAAGGTGGTTCGACCGCCAACGCGCGCTTGCCACGGGCATCGTGGTCAGCGGAGTCGGCGTGGGCACGGTGGTCAGCTCTCCGTTGTCCGCCTGGATGGTCGACACGTTCGGTTGGCGCCGCTCGTACGAGTACTACGCCCTGGGAGGCGTGGTGCTGCTTCTGCTGTGCGCAGCCCTCGTCCCCCGTCCTCCCCAGCACGAGCCGATGGCGGCCGCGGCACCGGAGACGGGCCGTGCTCGACGGGGCTTCGGCACCCTCTACCTCGCGGCGCTCCTCATCAACATCGTCATCTACGTGCCCTTCGTGCAGCTCTCCCAGTACGCCCGGCACCACGGCGTGTCCAGCGTCGCCGCCGCAAGCCTGGTCTCCGTCATCGGGGTCAGCAGCATCGTCGGACGCCTGGCACTGGGCGCGGTGGCCCGGAGGATCGGCACGCTCAACCTGTTCAAGGCGTGTCACGTGGTGATCGCCGCCAGTCCGCTGCTGTGGCTGGCCTCGGACGGATTCGGCGGGCTGCTGGCGTTCGCCCTCGTCCTGGGCGTCAGCTACGGGGGCTATATCGCCCTCATCCCCGTCGTGCTGGGGGACCAGTACGGGCTCGCCCGCCTGGGCAGAATCCTGGGTGTCCTCTACACCGCGGTGGGCATCGGCTCCGCCGTCGGACCGGCCGCAGCCGGGGCGTTGATCCAGGAGACCGGCAGCTACGCGCCCGCTTTGATCACGCTGACGGTGCTCGGCTCGCTGGGAGCGGCGACTGTGATGGCCTACCGGGGGAAGGACAGCTCATGA